A section of the Mangifera indica cultivar Alphonso chromosome 12, CATAS_Mindica_2.1, whole genome shotgun sequence genome encodes:
- the LOC123192850 gene encoding protein GRAVITROPIC IN THE LIGHT 1-like yields METVRPKSALSGKSKLAKTFQKVINLRRATKNMASNNGIGICILTSQHKFGDEDSFCMKRSSNNHMEKHGDPRARQRAVMEALVAKLFAGITSIKAAYAELQMAQNPYNSEAIHAADQAVVDELKAISELKRSFFKKELDLSPQVTIMLAEIQEQQSLMKTYGITIKKLEAEVEKKESEISSLEKQLQEALAFNKTIEKRLNASGPISILDNLQLSALNPSHFVQFLHYTLRSVRSFVKLMIKEMESAIWDLDAAAKVIEPEAIFTKPSHKYFAFESFVCKTMFEGFNFPNFSPNECQSFNKIPPEQSLDEFKKLKSVNAKHFLSQKQNSSSSFAKFTRAKYFHLVHAKMECSLFGNLNQRKLINHGDFPDSIFFIYFGEMARRVWLLHRLAFSFGQEVNIFEVRRNCRFSEVFMENVSDDSMVSCEIPDSGVDFRVNFTVVPGFKIGKTVIQSQVYLSPVTANTAASPELYI; encoded by the coding sequence ATGGAGACTGTGAGACCCAAATCGGCTCTCAGCGGCAAGAGCAAACTGGCCAAGACTTTTCAGAAAGTAATCAATTTGAGAAGAGCAACGAAGAACATGGCGTCTAACAATGGGATTGGAATCTGCATCCTCACTTCACAGCACAAGTTTGGAGACGAAGATTCGTTTTGTATGAAAAGGAGTAGCAATAATCACATGGAAAAGCATGGAGATCCCAGAGCTCGGCAAAGGGCGGTCATGGAAGCGTTGGTAGCGAAGCTTTTTGCAGGAATCACTTCCATCAAAGCGGCTTATGCCGAGCTGCAAATGGCTCAGAATCCGTACAACAGTGAGGCCATTCATGCAGCGGACCAGGCGGTGGTTGATGAGTTGAAGGCTATATCCGAGTTGAAACGAAGTTTCTTCAAGAAAGAACTTGATCTTTCGCCTCAAGTTACAATAATGTTAGCGGAGATTCAGGAACAACAAAGTTTGATGAAGACTTATGGGATCACAATCAAGAAACTAGAAGCTGAAGTTGAAAAGAAAGAATCGGAAATTTCTTCACTGGAAAAACAGCTTCAAGAGGCTCTCgcttttaataaaactattgaaAAGAGATTAAACGCTAGTGGACCTATATCCATCCTCGACAATCTTCAGCTTTCAGCTTTGAATCCGAGCCATTTCGTTCAGTTTCTTCACTATACATTAAGATCTGTGAGAAGTTTCGTGAAGTTAATGATCAAAGAAATGGAGTCAGCTATCTGGGATCTTGATGCAGCAGCCAAAGTTATAGAACCTGAAGCAATTTTTACAAAGCCAAGCCATAAATATTTCGCCTTTGAATCCTTTGTTTGCAAAACAATGTTCGAAGGCTTCAACTTTCCAAATTTTTCTCCAAATGAGTGTCAGTCTTTTAATAAAATCCCTCCTGAACAATCCTTGGACGAATTCAAGAAACTCAAGTCTGTCAATGCAAAGCACTTTCTTTCTCAGAAACAAAACTCAAGCTCTAGTTTTGCTAAGTTCACTCGTGCCAAGTACTTTCATTTGGTCCACGCAAAGATGGAGTGTTCACTTTTCGGTAACTTGAACCAGAGAAAGCTGATTAACCATGGAGATTTCCCAGATTCtattttcttcatatattttgGTGAGATGGCGAGAAGGGTTTGGCTTTTACACCGCTTGGCATTCTCGTTTGGCCAAGAAGTTAACATTTTTGAGGTCCGAAGAAACTGCAGATTTTCAGAGGTGTTCATGGAGAATGTGAGCGACGATTCAATGGTTTCATGTGAAATTCCTGATTCTGGTGTTGATTTCCGAGTGAATTTTACAGTGGTGCCTGGGTTCAAGATTGGGAAAACTGTGATACAGAGCCAGGTATACTTGTCTCCAGTGACAGCTAACACTGCGGCAAGTCCtgaactttatatttaa